The following proteins are encoded in a genomic region of Protaetiibacter sp. SSC-01:
- a CDS encoding RNA-binding S4 domain-containing protein, which yields MADAGVRIDAWLWAVRVTKSRSAATALCKAGHVKVGGDTAKPAQAVRPGTEVRVVTPHGTRILVVRQLLVKRVSAALAAAAFDDLTPAPPPREERTVFAQRDRGMGRPTKRDRREIERLRGY from the coding sequence ATGGCTGACGCGGGCGTGCGCATCGACGCGTGGCTGTGGGCGGTGCGCGTGACGAAGTCGCGCTCGGCCGCGACGGCGCTGTGCAAGGCGGGCCATGTGAAGGTCGGGGGTGACACCGCGAAGCCCGCGCAGGCGGTGCGCCCGGGCACCGAGGTGCGCGTCGTCACCCCGCACGGGACGCGCATCCTCGTCGTGCGGCAGCTGCTCGTGAAGCGCGTGAGCGCGGCCCTCGCTGCGGCGGCCTTCGACGACCTGACGCCCGCTCCCCCGCCCCGCGAGGAGCGCACCGTCTTCGCGCAGCGCGACCGCGGCATGGGCCGCCCGACGAAGCGCGATCGGCGCGAGATCGAGCGGCTGCGCGGCTACTGA
- a CDS encoding glutathione peroxidase: MGIRDIPLTTIDGESKTLADFGDGAVMVVNVASRCGLTPQYEKLEQLQREYADRGLTVVGFPCNQFMGQEPGSAEDIKEFCSTTYGVSFPLMEKTRVNGPKKHPLYATLHKVPDADGKTGRISWNFEKFVIAPDGTIARFRPSTQPDDPAVIAAIEAALPAQPAER, encoded by the coding sequence GTGGGCATTCGAGACATCCCCTTGACGACGATCGACGGCGAGAGTAAGACGCTCGCCGACTTCGGTGACGGGGCGGTGATGGTCGTCAACGTGGCGTCCCGCTGCGGCCTCACCCCGCAGTACGAGAAGCTCGAGCAGCTGCAGCGCGAGTACGCCGACCGCGGCCTCACCGTCGTCGGGTTCCCGTGCAACCAGTTCATGGGCCAGGAGCCCGGTTCGGCCGAGGACATCAAGGAGTTCTGCTCGACGACCTACGGCGTGAGCTTCCCGCTCATGGAGAAGACGCGCGTCAACGGTCCGAAGAAGCACCCGCTCTACGCGACGCTCCACAAGGTGCCGGATGCCGACGGCAAGACCGGCCGCATCAGCTGGAACTTCGAGAAGTTCGTCATCGCCCCCGACGGCACGATCGCGCGCTTCCGCCCGTCGACGCAGCCCGACGACCCCGCGGTCATCGCGGCGATCGAGGCGGCGCTCCCCGCGCAGCCCGCAGAGCGCTGA
- a CDS encoding phosphoribosyltransferase family protein, producing MTDRDLARIRDRELAELERRERRYRAGLEPLALDGLRVVLVDDGIATGATMLVAVRASRALGARGIVAAAPVAAADARDAVAREADRVVVLETPADFWAVGRWYRDFRQTEDAEVLSALRAARGAPPRSPR from the coding sequence GTGACGGACCGGGACCTCGCGCGCATCCGGGACCGCGAGCTCGCCGAGCTCGAACGACGGGAGCGTCGCTACCGGGCGGGGCTCGAACCCCTCGCGCTCGACGGGCTGCGGGTCGTGCTCGTCGACGACGGCATCGCGACGGGAGCGACGATGCTCGTGGCCGTGCGGGCATCCCGTGCCCTCGGGGCGCGCGGGATCGTCGCCGCGGCGCCTGTCGCTGCCGCCGATGCGCGTGATGCCGTCGCCCGCGAGGCGGACCGCGTCGTCGTGCTCGAGACCCCCGCCGACTTCTGGGCGGTCGGGCGCTGGTACCGCGACTTCCGTCAGACGGAGGATGCGGAGGTGCTCAGCGCTCTGCGGGCTGCGCGGGGAGCGCCGCCTCGATCGCCGCGATGA
- a CDS encoding M4 family metallopeptidase, whose protein sequence is MAAGIVPPYLLQRIAGADAERFPTATAAARRTLRMDEPRRSARLTLTVEGDTLVAELSAAPDREISDAGGRETLPGRVVRREGGAPTGDEAADEAYDGLGATFDLFSEVYGRDSIDGAGMPLRATVHFGRLYDNAFWDGERMVFGDGDGEVFGRFTRSLSVIGHELAHGVTQFASGLVYRGQSGALNESVSDVFGVLVEQYARKQTATEASWLVGEGLFTDEVEGSALRSMRHPGTAYDDDVLGKDPQPAHMDDYIDTHEDDGGVHLNSGIPNRAFVLAAEAIGGYAWERAGQIWYDTLTGGLAPDVDFAAFAAATARAAAARYGETSAEADAVRAGWERVGVTTDGARA, encoded by the coding sequence ATGGCTGCCGGCATCGTCCCCCCGTACCTGCTCCAGCGCATCGCGGGCGCCGATGCCGAACGCTTCCCGACGGCGACGGCGGCGGCGCGCCGCACCCTCCGCATGGACGAGCCGCGCAGGTCGGCGCGGCTGACCCTCACGGTCGAGGGCGACACCCTCGTCGCCGAGCTGTCGGCCGCCCCCGATCGCGAGATCAGCGACGCCGGCGGGCGGGAGACGCTGCCCGGCCGCGTCGTGCGACGCGAGGGCGGGGCTCCCACGGGCGACGAGGCGGCGGACGAGGCCTACGACGGCCTCGGCGCGACGTTCGACCTCTTCTCGGAGGTGTACGGACGCGACTCGATCGACGGCGCCGGAATGCCGCTGCGCGCGACCGTGCACTTCGGTCGCCTCTACGACAACGCGTTCTGGGACGGCGAGCGCATGGTGTTCGGCGACGGCGACGGCGAGGTCTTCGGCCGTTTCACGCGCTCGCTCTCCGTCATCGGGCACGAGCTCGCCCACGGGGTGACCCAGTTCGCGTCGGGGCTCGTCTACCGCGGTCAGTCGGGCGCCCTCAACGAGTCGGTGTCGGACGTGTTCGGGGTGCTCGTCGAGCAGTACGCGCGCAAGCAGACCGCGACCGAGGCGAGCTGGCTCGTGGGCGAGGGTCTCTTCACCGACGAGGTGGAGGGTTCCGCTCTGCGCTCGATGCGACATCCGGGCACCGCGTACGACGACGACGTGCTCGGCAAGGACCCGCAGCCCGCCCACATGGACGACTACATCGACACACACGAAGACGACGGCGGCGTGCACCTGAACTCGGGCATCCCGAATCGCGCGTTCGTGCTCGCCGCGGAGGCCATCGGCGGGTACGCGTGGGAGCGCGCGGGGCAGATCTGGTACGACACGCTCACCGGCGGGCTCGCGCCTGACGTCGACTTCGCGGCCTTCGCGGCCGCGACGGCGCGCGCGGCCGCAGCGCGTTACGGTGAGACATCGGCGGAAGCCGACGCGGTGCGCGCCGGCTGGGAGCGTGTGGGAGTGACGACGGATGGCGCACGAGCCTGA
- a CDS encoding phosphoribosyltransferase family protein, protein MAVAPVPSDRVFADRVEAGRLLGERMRAELATDGADLVLGLPRGGVPIAAEVARALDAPLDVLVVRKLGAPATRSTRSGRSDRAVRPCCPRRAR, encoded by the coding sequence ATGGCCGTCGCACCCGTGCCGAGCGACCGCGTCTTCGCGGATCGCGTCGAGGCGGGGCGACTGCTCGGCGAGCGGATGCGGGCCGAGCTCGCGACGGACGGCGCGGACCTCGTGCTTGGGCTCCCCCGCGGTGGCGTGCCGATCGCGGCAGAGGTCGCGCGCGCCCTCGACGCACCGCTCGACGTGCTCGTCGTGCGGAAGCTCGGCGCCCCGGCAACCCGGAGTACGCGATCGGGGCGATCGGACCGGGCGGTGCGGCCGTGCTGCCCGCGGAGGGCGAGGTGA
- a CDS encoding GNAT family N-acetyltransferase, which translates to MPTRSAYERHPSYAGCMGIEFAHEPDAHRYTMRRNGAIVSVLEYRDHGSSVVFHHTVTVPTHRGHGYAAQLVEYAVDDVERSGRRITPTCWYVAEWFDAHPEHAGALAR; encoded by the coding sequence ATGCCCACCCGCTCAGCCTACGAGCGGCATCCGTCCTACGCTGGATGCATGGGGATCGAGTTCGCGCACGAGCCTGACGCGCACCGCTACACGATGCGGCGGAACGGCGCGATCGTGAGCGTGCTCGAGTACCGCGACCACGGCTCGAGCGTCGTGTTCCACCACACGGTGACGGTGCCGACCCACCGCGGCCACGGCTACGCGGCGCAGCTCGTCGAATACGCCGTCGACGACGTCGAGCGCTCGGGTCGTCGCATCACGCCGACGTGCTGGTACGTGGCCGAGTGGTTCGACGCGCATCCGGAGCACGCGGGAGCGCTCGCCCGCTGA
- a CDS encoding protealysin inhibitor emfourin, producing the protein MAHEPDTEGGAAALEPAVDIRVTRTGGVAGMRRGWCVESPEPEAWEPLVEACPWDDVPDAELTDAERAGADHFEWIIEVLAPEPSRRAALPDGQVDGPWRELVDRVRGEGRAVRPAPPRRRGSEEGDHG; encoded by the coding sequence ATGGCGCACGAGCCTGACACGGAGGGCGGTGCGGCCGCGCTCGAGCCGGCCGTCGACATCCGTGTGACGCGTACGGGCGGTGTCGCGGGTATGCGGCGCGGCTGGTGCGTCGAGTCGCCCGAGCCGGAGGCCTGGGAGCCGCTCGTCGAGGCGTGCCCGTGGGACGACGTGCCGGATGCCGAGCTCACCGACGCGGAGCGCGCGGGCGCCGACCACTTCGAGTGGATCATCGAGGTGCTCGCGCCCGAGCCGAGCCGCAGGGCCGCGCTTCCCGACGGGCAGGTCGACGGCCCGTGGCGGGAGCTCGTCGACCGCGTGCGCGGCGAGGGTCGGGCCGTGCGCCCGGCACCCCCGAGGCGTCGCGGCTCCGAGGAGGGCGACCATGGCTGA